GTAAAAATGTCCTGTACTATGTCCATACATACACTCTCATCGCGTAGGAGATACCAGGCAGTCTGATACATGGCAGACCAATGACGGGCGTACAGCACATCAAATGCATTCATATCGCCTCTCTTTAGCATCATGATGAGCTCAAGGTCACTATAAGTATTATTGCCTCTCAAGTTTCCCACTTTCTGCTGCTAAAATATATAAAGCGCAGAAGAAACCGAAAATATATATGATTCCCGTTTTTACAAAAGAGATCGTTTCAGATAAAATGCTATCCTAAGTGGTTAAAATCCTGACACTGGTTCAGGCAAAGACATCCTAGATTTACACCGTTGATGCTTTTTTTGTGTGTAAGATTGACACTTTAAACCCAAACGGATATTATCCTATATCTCTTATGTAAAACCTGTTGCGTAATTCTATGTTGTGAGCTTTCAGCCGGGCTTTCCTGTCTGTAGGTAGTTACTGTATGCTAATTTTTATTCTCTCAAATAATCAAAACCATCATCGTATGCTCAAATTTACATGGACATCTGTCCTGTCGCTGTTCGCTGCGCTTACCGCATTTGCGCAGACGAACATTGCTCCGCAGGCAACGGCAAGTACGTCTTATGTTTCCTCCTGGGAAACGATCACAGCCCTCAATGACAACTATACGCCCGCCAATTCAAACGACAAGAGTCATGGTGCGTATGGTAACTGGAACAACCCTAATTCCCTGCAATGGGTACAGTATGACTGGTCACAGGCATTTTCCGTCACTTCTGTACAGGTCTACTGGTTTGATGATGCAGGTGGTGTGCTGACGCCTACCACCGCTTACCTGCAATCCTGGAATGGTTCCGCATGGGTGAATCTGGGTAATGTTCCCCTGGTGAAGAATGCGTTCAACACACTCAGCTTTACAGCAGTATCTACATCAAGACTGCGTGTTACGATGCGGAATACAACACAATCCACCGGTATGCTGGAATGGCGGGTGACCGGTACGCCTGTATCTACCGGTGGCAACGGTAATGCATATACATGGCCGGCCTATTCGCCAACGATCAGTTATGATTTCAGAAGTGAATATCCGAGTTTGCCCATGCCGACCCAGGTACTGAATGATTGTCCGCAGGTAGTTGGAACACAGTCGTCCGACTGGTGGACATTCCGCTGGGGACCTAAGAAAAAATCCGTCGTTACCTCCGCAGCGATCACGCCTATGCTGGCCCGTCTGAATCAGGACTTCAGATACTTCCGTGATACGATGGGATGGCCTCCTGATCTGCGTGTAAGAAACGGTTACAAAAGCGCCGTGTACCTGTATGGTTCTGGTCTGTGTACCGATAATGCAGATAGCACCGCATTAGGTGGCTGGCAGAGTGCTGTGTATTATAACGGACAAAACTGGCCGATCATCCTGGCTTCTTATTATCCCGTGTATGCATTCGATCCTAAGTATACCGGCAGTGATGCAGCTTATCAGCAGAGCGCTATGACACACGAAGGTATTCATGCTATGCTGGCCGATCTGCCAGGTGTGAAGAACGCCGCATGGTTCCATGAAGGAGGCAATGTATGGTTTCAGCAAACAGCAGATGCCCGTCGTTCCAATAATTATAGTTCGATGGGTTTCCTGAACGGAACGGACTTCATCGCACCGTTCATGCCAATAGAATGTTATTCCGGCTGGTTACAGGACGGTAGCTTCGGGGGGCCGGCAGCAGAAGGGGTAAATATGTTCAATGGCAGTCAGCAGATCTGTACCTGGAAAACTTACCTGGGAGGTCATCAGTACAGCTCTTCTTTCCCGACATTCATTGGTAATACCCTGGGTGATAATGCAGTACCCTGGATATGGAGATATGCGCCTACCCGTGTACTGGAAGGTATTGCCAGTGGTATCGGAGAGGCACAGACACGCCGCCTGATCACTGAGTACAGGTCTAAACAGGCGCTGGTTGATTTTGGTAAATGGAAAGGTGCCTGCGTGGCATTACTGAATAGTGTGTTCGGTAATTCGATCGGGGCTGAATGGCAGCCTTCCTGGCTGAATCCTGCTCCATGGATCGCTACGCCTTATGTGAAGACAACCAACAGTAATGGTACACTGACACCCGATACGACGACATTACCAGGATGGTCTGGTGCAAACCAGATCCCGCTGACAGTGAACGGTTCGACTGTTACTGTGAACTTCCAGCCTATTGGTGCTAATATGACCTGTCAGCTGGTATACTGGACCACAAACGGTACGCCTGTATACAGCCAGTATGTATCCTCCGGTAACTGTACATTGACACTGCCATCACCGGCAGCAAATAATATCGTTATTGCCGTTATCACCAATACGAATTATCTGTATCAGGGAGAGAATACCCGGAAAACTAAATATGATTACAGGTTACAGCTGGTAGCCGGTATCGCTGGTGCTGCGAATGTGAATACAAAATGGTACGAAGCAGCGTTGCTGTCTTCCGCCAGAACGAGTGATGCGGGACTTGCCGCCTCACAGCCAGGTATAGACTGGTCTGAATACTGTAGCCATCCGTTTACCGGTCATCCAAGACCAGAGGAATATAAACCGGTCACATCACAGCCACAGTTCCAGTTATTCCCTAACCCAGCCGTGTCGCAGGAAAATGTGCAGGTCCGCTTCAAGAATCCCAAAGCAGAAAAGAGCGTCGTGACGATCTATACGCTGTCCGGCAAGGTGGTACTGCAGCGGGTTACAGCGGCTGCGCAACTGACACTGGAGAGTAAGACACTGCATCCCGGTATTTACCTGGTGAAGATCGACAACTCAATATTGAATGCCACACAGAAACTGGTAGTGAATTGATCTTACAGTTATTGTGGTTTCATAGAAGAGGGCGGTAGTGAAGAGCAGGATCTTCATTACCGCCCTCTTTATCATGATGAAAAGTGCATGTTCAGCCCGGGACAATATACTAGCCGGAAGTTTTTTGTTGTAGGAATTTTATCTATTTTAATGATCTCAAATAACCACAAGCAGCTAAACCCATAGTTCAACATTAACCCATAGAGAAAAATACTATCAAGGCCTACACCCTTACAGGTAGTGAGGTTCATCCAACACAAAATCAAACATCATGATGCTACGTAATCAATCGGGCGAGCCTGTTCAACTGGTATTATTGCACTTTGCAGGTGGGAGTGCCTATTCTTTCCGCCAACTGGAGCCATATCTGAAAGGTTTTGAACTGGTCACTCCGGAGTTACCGGGAAGAGGCCGCAGGATAGGGGAACCCCTCATCTGTGACTTTGAAGCGGCAGCAGCTGATATTTGTCAGCAGATCCTGCAAAGCTGGCGTACCCCTGCCTATCTCATCTATGGCCATAGCATGGGTGCGATCCTTGCGCTGCGGGTAACGCAGTTGCTGGAGGGAATGGGGAAACCACCGTTGTATCTGATCGTAAGTGGCACTGCGGGTCCTGGTACGCAGGCGTCCGGGAAGCGTTATTTACTGGGGAAGGAACAGTTTATTGAAGAGGTGTACAGACTGGGAGGATTGCCGGAGGAACTACGGGAATATCCTGAGATGATGGAGTTCTTTGAACCAATACTCAGTATATAGGAGCACAGCCATTAACGCTTTGCATTGATGGCTGTTTATTTAAAACTTATCAGTCTTCGTCTGATCAGTAATTCTACCCGTACAGGAGTCTTCGGATTCCATCCATTGCCGGGATTGATATTCAACGGCAGAATGGTTTTAACCCCTGCCTGCCATTTGCCCAGGATATAATATAGTTCTATGACACCATTCAGTCGTGTAGTGGCCAGCTCCTCCAGTTCCCGTTTGTCCGCAGCCCGCAGTTTTGCCGGCCCATATACCCACATAGAGTCGCTGATGGTTTGTTTTATCAATGCCTGATTGAAAACGGACAGTTGCAGGCCGCCGCTTACGGCAAAATGTTCCGTCAGGAAATGCTGATACTGGAAGGCAGCCCCGTAACCAAACCGTTTCTGTACTGACCAGGCAGTGTCTAACATTGGAGAACCAGTGCCAATGTTCGTGTAGTGACGTAAGGAATCGTTTGTCGCAGTAGCGGTCAGTGGCATCAGATCGAGCGACAAAGCACTTTTATATAGTTTCCGCTCTATGCGTATGATCGGTATCAGGGAACGGACATACTGGTCATTGCCGTTGGGGGCTGATAAGTAGTAACTGCCAGTCCGTATCGGAGCAGCAATATTTAGCTGCGCATAAATACGATAGGACCCTGGCTGCTCCCTGGTTTTTTTGATCGCATTCTTTGCCCTGAAGCTGCTGCCCGCCCGATCGTTGTGGAGCAACCTATTGCTGCCACGCTGGTCAGTTAGCGGTATCGGCTCAAGTACCCATGTAAGATCAGCCACGCCGCGTGCTGCCGGCAAGGCACCCTGTACGGGCAGTTGCGGCGCGATTGCTGGTTGACCGGCCCCTGATAGAACAGGCGTGTTTTGGGGTATTCCTGACGGCCGGGCAATATCTTCCGGAGCATCGGCGGAAAGTGGTGCTACCTGCGAAGGGTCGGTTGATGCCTGTTGTCCGGCATCCGGGAGAGCGGGAGCAATCCCCATAATGGCAGCGTATCCTTTTGATCCTTTTGATCTGCCAGCCTGCTGTCGTGTATCTTTTGACCGGTCAGCCGCTGAGGGCTGACGGGTTGTACCTTTATCAGTATTGGCAGTAACAGCCGGATTGCTTGCTGTTTTATTGGCAGCGCTGCCAGCGGTTATTTTTGTATGTTCTTTTGCATCTCCGGCAACCGCTTTATTGGCAGATCCTGCTGGACGCAACAGGGTGGCAGGAGTCCCTTTCGCCGTACCGGAATTATTTTCGGGTCCATTGGTTTCCCGGGGACTAACAGATGCCGGATGAGGCGGCGTAATGGATCCATGGGTAGATGCCACAACCGGCTTGTTCGCATTGGTATAAGAATGATCAGACGCTGTTTTGTCTGTTGGTTGTTCCTGGATGTTGAGATCAGCATTCACCTGATGACTGCTGTTTTCTTCCAGGACAGCGCCAATGGCCGTAAGGGAGCTGTCCACATGAGCGGAAATGCTGTCGGTAGCGGGACTGGTCACCGGTTTTACAATGGCGGGCGGAGTATTTGTCGTCCGTCCGTACTGCTGGAAGGTCCAGAAAGCAGTAGCGCCGATAGTTGCCGCAGTACCGGAAATGAGCGCGCCTTTCAGCAATGTTTTGATCACCGACGAAGCGCCTGGCTTAGGCTTAGCAGGAGTGGACGGCGCCTGCACAGGCATTGCCTTATCCAGCATTTGCTGCATAGCCATCCATCCCTTGTCCGCAGGCGGAACAGGGATGCCGCTTTCTTCGTTATTGAAAAACTTGTCGCTCAAATTTTGCTCAGACACTTTTATTCCTAATTTTTGTAATGCTGTAATAAAACTGGTTTCATCCGCTTTCTGACCTCGCTCAAGTGCCACTTGATAGTACCTGCACTTATGTCCAGCTGCTCTCCGATCTGCGGTATCGAGAATCCTTCCAGATAAAACAGGATACAGATCGCCCTTGTCGCAGGGGGAAGTACATCCAGTAGCTTATAGATATCCGCTGATTCCAAAGCTTTTAGTGGATTGTCATTGTCCGGAATGATCATGTCATCTACCTCCATATATCCCGGCTGACTGACATTTCTGAGTTTGTCCAGTGCCGTGTTACGTACGATTGTGTATACCCAGTTAAAAAATTCTCCTTTTTCGTCACTGTATTTTTCAATGTTCTTAAAAACCTTCAGCATCCCGTCATTTAATGCCTCTAACGCATCTTCCTGCAGCGGAAAGAACTTCCTGCATAATAAGAATAGCGCAGGATAAAACTTACGGTAAAGTTTCTCCTGGCCCAGGCGGTCGTTAGCAGCACACAATTTTATCAGTTCCTTAATATCTTCCAACTGAAGGACGCTCAAATAGGTTTTATCAAAATGATTTCATTTCCGCACGTTGTGCGAGTTACCTGGACCACCATCAGGTGATCCAGGTGTGAGACAAACTGGCTACAGTATCTTTGCAACGGTATAAGTGAATACTGGAACGATCATTTGTATGATTTCTGACAGACACAAATGAATTTTGTGCTGCAAGATTACTTTATTTCAGGGAAATACCACTCGCCTTCAGCCTGTTAACAGGTGAATGACGGTCCGCTACGGTTCTGTATACACTATCCACCGGTGGTTGACCGGGACGGGTAGTGTCGGGATAGTGTGGCGGATTGTGCGGACGTGTGGTATCCGGGTGATGGGGTGGATTGTGTGGATGAGTCGGACGCGTCGTGTCCGGATGGTGCGGATGATGCGGCGGATGGTTAGGTGTATCCGGGTGTTGTGGCGGATACGGTGGATACGGCGGGAAAGTGGTATCCGGGTAATGCGGCGGATTCACCGTGGTATCCGGAGGAAATGGTACCGTATCATGCGGGATCGTATCATGCGGAATGCTGTCATGAGGGATGGTATCATGCGGGATGCTGTCGTGTGGGATAGAATCCTGTGCCGCTAAAACATTCCTGCCCTGCAATTTGAGAGCTTCTTCTTTGGTACACGCGGTATGCACCAGTGCAATTCCACCGATGAACAGTACGTAGACGCCGAGTTTTTTCATGGTTTTCGTTTTATCTACTAGAGTAAACGGTATTCAATTAGTGAAAGGTTGGGTCGTCCGGAAATTTTTTTTCTATCTTTGCGCCCGCAAGTGCAGTGAACTAAATAAATACTGCTATCCTATACCTTATGCTTAATGGAAGAATGAAGAGAATCGCGTGGAAATCACTGAAAATCACTTCAGTGTCCCTCCTCGGAATACTGGTGTTGCTTTTTTTATTACCATTATTATTTCCCGGTGCGGTCTCAAAGAAAATAAAGACCTGGGCCAATAATAGTATTACTACAGAACTTGATTTTTCCCGTGCAAGGCTGTCTTTCTTTAAACATTTCCCTTCACTGACACTGACGTTATATGATGTTAGCCTCAAAGGGTCGGCTCCTTTCGAGCAGGATACCCTGGTAACGGCCGCCGAAGTATCGCTCGGAGTAGATCTGGGCAGTGTGTTCTCCAAGACATTGAAAATCGATGAGATATATCTCACAGCGGGCAACATTCACGTATTGGCGGATGCAGATGGCCGCCCAAATTACAATATTTATCAATCGGCTGCCCCGACTAAGGAGACGACTGACAGTAGCGGAGCTTCCATTAAGATAGACCGTATACAGCTGGACCATTGTGGTATTGTTTATCATGACAAGTCACTGGGATTGTACGTGCGTGCCCGTGATGTCAACTACGTGGGTAAAGGTGACCTGGAGTCGGCAAAATTTGACCTGTACTCAAAAATTAATATCACTTCCCTGGACCTGACCTATGGGGAGGTTCCATATATACAGTCTAAAAAGCTCCACGGTGACCTGGTCACCAGGATCAATACCAAATCCCTCAATTTCACTTTTGAGCGGAATGATCTGAAAATTAATCAGTTACCTGTAAGGCTACATGGCGCATTCAGCTTTCTGCGTAATGGATACGACATGGACTTCACACTGAGTTCCGGTGCGTCTACGCTGGAAGCGTTATTCAGCGCGCTGCCGGCAGACTATATCTCCTGGATGGAACATACGGACGTGAAAGGGGCGGCTGAGCTAAATGCATCGCTCACAGGTAAGTACATTGCCAGAACCAACAAGATGCCTGACTTTACCTTCAATATAAAGGTGAGGGATGGCGAGATAGCACATTCCGGCGCTTCCAGTAAGGTTAAAGACCTGCGTCTGGACTTTCAGACCAGGTTACCCCAGATGAATACAGAGAAATTCTACGTGAGTCTTGATTCTCTGTTCTTTACACTGGATAAAGGCTATTTCCGTTCATCCATTAATATGACGGGATTATATCGTCCCGAGATACATGCCCGTATGGATGCAGACATTGATATGCAGCAATGGGGTGAGGCGATGGGATGGGACAGGTTCGACCTGAAAGGTCACTTTCTGTCTCACCTGAAGGCAGATGGACGCTATATACAATACGCAGTCAATAATGGTCCGGGACATGAGGCAGATAGGGTGATCAGCAGCATACCTTCATTCGAGTTTGTATCTACCCTCAGTAACGGGTATATTAAATTTGATGGTGTACGTGAGCCGGTGCATAGCATTGCTTTTGATATGCAGGCTTCCTGTCCGGATAACAATTATGCCAATGTCCGTGTCAATGTCAGCAAGCTGAATGCAGAAGTGCTGAACAACTATATTAAAGGTTACCTGCAACTCAGCAACGGGCAGGAGCCACATGTGGATGCCAGTCTGAAAGCGGTCTTACACATGACCGATGTAGAGAAATTTTATCCGCTGGACGGTATTGATCTGGGCGGCGATCTGAATATCAATATCTTAAGTAAGGGTACTTATAAACCTGCTGCAAGCCTGTTCCCGGTTACAACGGCGATGCTAAGCATGCATAATGGTAGTCTGCAGACCAAATACTATAAACATCCGATTGAAAAGATCAATGTGAATGCAGTATTGACGGATGCAGCAGGTAGCTTGCAGGCGCTGAAGGTAGACATTAAGCCTGTCTCTTTCCAGTTTGAAGGACAGCCCTTTACATTGAAAGCAGCGCTGGAGAACTTTGACAACCTGTGTTATAATATCCTGGCCAGTGGTGTGATTGACCTGGGGCGTATTTATAAGGTGCTGGGTAAAGA
The DNA window shown above is from Chitinophaga agri and carries:
- a CDS encoding T9SS type A sorting domain-containing protein gives rise to the protein MLKFTWTSVLSLFAALTAFAQTNIAPQATASTSYVSSWETITALNDNYTPANSNDKSHGAYGNWNNPNSLQWVQYDWSQAFSVTSVQVYWFDDAGGVLTPTTAYLQSWNGSAWVNLGNVPLVKNAFNTLSFTAVSTSRLRVTMRNTTQSTGMLEWRVTGTPVSTGGNGNAYTWPAYSPTISYDFRSEYPSLPMPTQVLNDCPQVVGTQSSDWWTFRWGPKKKSVVTSAAITPMLARLNQDFRYFRDTMGWPPDLRVRNGYKSAVYLYGSGLCTDNADSTALGGWQSAVYYNGQNWPIILASYYPVYAFDPKYTGSDAAYQQSAMTHEGIHAMLADLPGVKNAAWFHEGGNVWFQQTADARRSNNYSSMGFLNGTDFIAPFMPIECYSGWLQDGSFGGPAAEGVNMFNGSQQICTWKTYLGGHQYSSSFPTFIGNTLGDNAVPWIWRYAPTRVLEGIASGIGEAQTRRLITEYRSKQALVDFGKWKGACVALLNSVFGNSIGAEWQPSWLNPAPWIATPYVKTTNSNGTLTPDTTTLPGWSGANQIPLTVNGSTVTVNFQPIGANMTCQLVYWTTNGTPVYSQYVSSGNCTLTLPSPAANNIVIAVITNTNYLYQGENTRKTKYDYRLQLVAGIAGAANVNTKWYEAALLSSARTSDAGLAASQPGIDWSEYCSHPFTGHPRPEEYKPVTSQPQFQLFPNPAVSQENVQVRFKNPKAEKSVVTIYTLSGKVVLQRVTAAAQLTLESKTLHPGIYLVKIDNSILNATQKLVVN
- a CDS encoding thioesterase II family protein; this encodes MMLRNQSGEPVQLVLLHFAGGSAYSFRQLEPYLKGFELVTPELPGRGRRIGEPLICDFEAAAADICQQILQSWRTPAYLIYGHSMGAILALRVTQLLEGMGKPPLYLIVSGTAGPGTQASGKRYLLGKEQFIEEVYRLGGLPEELREYPEMMEFFEPILSI
- a CDS encoding RNA polymerase sigma factor gives rise to the protein MSVLQLEDIKELIKLCAANDRLGQEKLYRKFYPALFLLCRKFFPLQEDALEALNDGMLKVFKNIEKYSDEKGEFFNWVYTIVRNTALDKLRNVSQPGYMEVDDMIIPDNDNPLKALESADIYKLLDVLPPATRAICILFYLEGFSIPQIGEQLDISAGTIKWHLSEVRKRMKPVLLQHYKN
- a CDS encoding AsmA family protein — encoded protein: MKRIAWKSLKITSVSLLGILVLLFLLPLLFPGAVSKKIKTWANNSITTELDFSRARLSFFKHFPSLTLTLYDVSLKGSAPFEQDTLVTAAEVSLGVDLGSVFSKTLKIDEIYLTAGNIHVLADADGRPNYNIYQSAAPTKETTDSSGASIKIDRIQLDHCGIVYHDKSLGLYVRARDVNYVGKGDLESAKFDLYSKINITSLDLTYGEVPYIQSKKLHGDLVTRINTKSLNFTFERNDLKINQLPVRLHGAFSFLRNGYDMDFTLSSGASTLEALFSALPADYISWMEHTDVKGAAELNASLTGKYIARTNKMPDFTFNIKVRDGEIAHSGASSKVKDLRLDFQTRLPQMNTEKFYVSLDSLFFTLDKGYFRSSINMTGLYRPEIHARMDADIDMQQWGEAMGWDRFDLKGHFLSHLKADGRYIQYAVNNGPGHEADRVISSIPSFEFVSTLSNGYIKFDGVREPVHSIAFDMQASCPDNNYANVRVNVSKLNAEVLNNYIKGYLQLSNGQEPHVDASLKAVLHMTDVEKFYPLDGIDLGGDLNINILSKGTYKPAASLFPVTTAMLSMHNGSLQTKYYKHPIEKINVNAVLTDAAGSLQALKVDIKPVSFQFEGQPFTLKAALENFDNLCYNILASGVIDLGRIYKVLGKEGYDVQGLIKTELSLQGTQADAMSGQYANLNNRGSLTVRDVTVTAPHFPLPFHIENGVFRFEEDKMWFDQFDLRYGKSDIHLNGHLYNLIGYATQKSQPLQGAFTLKSNYLLADELKSYEMEESDGTPEPPHVVVIPGNLSLALTAHAEKVRFSGIDISKFHGQLQVANGSLQLMRTGFSIIDAPVTMDAQYTPLSEQSAAFDYRINARQFDIKRAYNEIRLFHDMATSAASASGTVGLDYHVSGRLDGNMHIVYSSLKGEGVLSLKKIKLKGFRMLNAVGNTTGRKDIKDPGLSEVDIRSSIANNIITIERTKLRIAGFRPRFEGQVSFDGRLNMRGRVGLPPFGILGIPFNVTGTQKNPVVKLKRGNAKDSLDREDAE